The genomic DNA CCAGGGCAGGCGCCTCGACGAAGCCCACCACCTGCGCCACCAGTCGTTCGTACTCGGCATTGCCGCCGATCAGGCGAGCTTTGGGGAATTGATCCTGCAATTGCTCGAGCAGCGCTTCAGGAGCATCACCCAACAGGATCGCACAGATGCCTTTTTCGCTCTGTGCCACCAGGATCGCCCCCAGTGAACACTGCCCCACAGCGAAATGAATGGCCGTACCCGCGCCACCGGCGCGGTACTGACGCGGGCGCATGCCCAAGCGTTGATCGGCGCTTTCGTAGAAACGGCTATTGGAATTGTACCCGGCATCAAAGATGGCATCGGTCACCGATGTTTTCCCCTCACCCAGCCGCTCGCGCAGGCGCCGAGCGCGGAAGGCTGCGGCATAGGCCTTTGGCGTAAGCCCGGTTTCGGCCTTGAACAGGCGGTGCAGGTGGTACGGGCTGACACCCAGTTGTGTACCGAGCTGGCCGAGGCTGGGCGGGTTGTCGGGGGTTTCGAGCAGGCGGCAGGCGCGGGCTACCAGTTCGCAGCGGCGAATGCTCGACGGCTTGGCCTGGCAGCGCCGGCAGGGGCGATAGCCTGCGGCCTGCGCGGCGGCGGCATCGGTGAAAAATTCGACGTTCTCGCGTTTGGCCATGCGCGATTTGCAGCCGGGTTGGCAATAAATGCCGGTGGTGCCCACGGCGTAGACGAAATGGCCTGCTGCTGCCGCGTCGCGAGTATAGACGGCTTGCCAGCGTTGGTCGTCAGTGGTGTAGGGGGTCATTGCGGTATGCCTCAACCAAGCTGATTCGTCTCAGGCCCGCCACAGATACCAGGCTGCCACCGTGCGGTGCGGACGCCACCCGGCGCCCAGCGATCGCATCTGCGCCGGCGTCGGTGCCTTGCCCAGCCCCTTGAGGCGACGATACCCCTCCCGTACCGCAAAATCGTCCACCGGCAAAACATCCGAGCGCTCCAGGCTGTAGATCAGCAGCATCTCGACAGTCCAGCGGCCCACGCCGCGCAAGGCAACCAGGCGCTCGATCAAGGCCTCGTCGCTCATGCCCAATGCCTCTTCCCGGCACGGCACCGCCCCGTCCAGCGCGGCCTGGGCAATACCGTGGATTGTCGCCAGCTTGCTCGCGGAAAACCCACAGGTACGCATCGTTTCCGGCGCCACCTCAAGCAACTGCCTCGGCGCGGGAAACCCATCGTCAGGAAACAGCGCCAGCAATCGCCCCAGTATCGCTTCGGCCGCACGGGCATGCAGCTGCTGGTAGGCAATCGCCCGTACCAGCGCCTCATACGGCTCACGCCCCGGTGTCGCCTGGTGCAGGCACGGCCCGGTCGCAGTAATGTGCCGCGCCCAGTCAGGGTCCAGCGCGGCCAGGTAATCGGTGGCTTCGCGGTAGGCTTCAGGCGAGAGGTCGGCCAGGATCATCCGTAGCTCCAGTGGGTTCTAGGCAGGACCAGCTTAGCCCAGTCACTCATCGGGGAAACGCCGAATCTTGCGCAGCTAATTCCTGGCAACCATTGCCCCATGCCATCATCCACGCATAGAATTGAGAACTATTCACAGTAACGTGTGCTTCATGGGATCAGCCGCTACGATGCAGCTCAACGACACGCTCAAACCGGCCGAAGTCGCCCTGCTCTATCAGTCCCATCACGCTTGGCTACGTGGCTGGCTGCGCAGCCGGGTCGGCTGCCAGGAACACGCCGCAGACCTTGCGCAGGACACCTTCGTGCGCCTGCTGCGCGCGCGCCAGGTTTCGCCGATCAAAGAACCGCGGGCTTACCTGAGCAGCATCGCACGCGGCCTGATGATCGACCAGTTCCGCCGTCGCGCCCTGGAGCGCGCCTACCAGGAAAGCCTCGCCCATGTACCCGCAGGCGAAGTACCCAGCGAAGAGCATCGCCTGGTGATTCTGGATGCCCTCGAGCGCCTTGACCGCGCCCTGCACCAGCTCAGGCCCCGCGCCCGTCAGGCCTTTTTGCTGGCCCAGCTCGATGGCCTGAGCATCGCGCAGATCGCCCTTCGCCTTGGCGTTTCGCGTGCCACCGTCGAACGCGACCTGGCCAAGGCTCTGGGCGTCTGCTACCGGTTGCGCTATGCCGAGCTCTGATCAAGTACCTGCGCAGGCCCAGGTCGACCAGGCCATCGAATGGCTGGTGAAGCTGCGCTTCGACAACCCCAACCCGGCTACCGAACAGCAGTTCCAGCAATGGTTGGCCCACCACCCGCACAACGCCCAGGCCTGGCAGCGGGTGAGCACCCTCAGCGACGAGCTGGCGGGGCTCCCCAGCGACCTTAGCCGGCGCACCCTCGATGGCCGCCAGCGTCAGCGCATCAACCGCCGTGACCACCTCAAGCTGCTGGCGGTGCTGGCGATCGGCGGCAGCGCCGGTTGGGCCGCGCGCGAGCCGCTCGGCCTGCCCGCGCTGATGGCCGACAACAGCACCGGCACAGGCGAGCGTCGCCGGTTGCAGGGTAGTGATGGCAGCCAGATCCAGCTCAACACGGCCAGCGCCATCGACCTGCACTACAGCGCCGAGCTGCGCGAACTGACCCTGCTGCGCGGCGAAGTCAGCCTGGCCAGCAACCCTGGCGACAACCGCCCGTTCCGCATCACCACCCGGGTCGGCGCCCTGGCTACCCGTGACGGCCAACTGCTGCTGCGCGAAAATGATCAGGGCCTGTTGCTGGCCGTGCGCCGCGGCAAAGTCACCTTGTTCCCCACCTCCCCTTCACCACGCGTGGTGCAGGCGGGCGAGGTGTTGCAAGTATCGCCGCACGGGGCTCACGCGCTTGCCTCGTTGCATGCCGACCCATGGGGCTGGACCGACGGTGTGCTCAGCGTGCAACAGATGCCACTGGGCGAGTTCTGCGCCGAACTGGCCCGCTACCGCCCGGGGCTGCTGCGCTGCGCTGGCGATGTGGCCGCGCTGAAGGTATCCGGCACTTACCAGCTGAACGATACCGAACAGATTCTGCAACTGCTTACCCGCAGCCTGCCGGTACGTGTCGATTACCGCACACGCTATTGGGTCAGCGTCGGGGCTGCCTGATCTTTTTTTGAAAAAGAATGAGGTGGAATCTCATTCTCGTCCGGCCTGAAGGAACAAAACCCGAAAAGTGGTCTACGAAACCTTCAGGAGCGGTCCATGATCCACCCGTGTTCCCCCCGCAACGACAGGCTGCGCCATGCCGTGCGCGCCGCCGTGTTCGGCCTCGGCCTAGGCAGCGCCTTGGCATTGCCCGCACAGGTCGCGGCTGCACCCGCCAGCCAGCACCGGCAAATCGACTGGAGCATCCCCGCAGGCCCTCTGGCCCCTGCACTGGACCAGTTGGCGCGGCAAGGCGGCCTGAGCCTGTCGTTCGATGCGAACAGCCTGCAGGGCAAGACCACCCAGGGCGTGCAGGGCCGCCATGAGCCGGCCCAAGCATTGACCCTCGTGCTGATGGGCAGCGATGTGCAAGCGCAACAGGAAGGCGATAACAGCTTTCTACTGATACCAGCACTGGACGCCGGTGGCGCACTGCAACTGGGTACCACCAGTATTTCCAGCGATCGCCTGGGCGAAACCACCGAGCACAGTGGCTCTTACACGACAGGTGCGGTCACCATCGGCAAGACCGCGCAAAGCATTCGCAACACCCCGCAGTCGGTGACCGTGGTCACCCGCCAGCGCATCGACGACCAGAACATCACCAACCTGACCAACCTGCTGGAGCAGACGCCTGGTGTGGTGGTGAACCTCACCGACAGCGAACGCGTGCAGTACTACTCGCGCGGCTATGCGATCGATGCCATCCAGTACGACGGCGCCACCGTGGTGCAGGGCAGCGGCGGTGGCTCATTCATCCAGAGCGATTCGGCCATCATCGACCGCGCCGAGATCTTGCGCGGGGCCACCGGCATGATCCGCGGCGCGGGTAACCCGTCAGGCACCGTCAACCTGGTGCGCAAACGCCCGACGCACGAATTCCAGGGCGAAGGCAGCGTCACCCTCGGCTCCTGGGATACCCAGCGTTATGTCGCCGATATCTCCGGCCCGCTGACAGAAACCGGGAACGTGCGAGGCCGGGTGATCGCCGTACACGATGACAAAGACCATTTCCAGGACTCGCGCCAAGAGCGCAAAGAGGTGTTCTACGGTGTGCTGGCCTTCGATCTGAATGACAGCACCACCCTGACCACAGGCCTTGAGTGGACCAAGCTCGATGCCACCGGCGCTTGGGGCAACCTGCCCGCCGACTATGATGGGTCGCCCCTGCCGTTTGGCCGCAGCACTTACCTGGGTGCTGACTGGAACCGCTGGGACCGCAGCAACCTGCAGACCTTTGCCGAGCTCGAACACCGTTTCGACAACGACTGGTCGCTCAAGCTGATGGCCCAGCGCACGCACTTCGAGCTGGATGACCACGGTTTCAAGCAGACTTACTTCACCCGCGCCAGCGGCGCTGCCAACCCAAGCAACAACCCCTATCTGATGAACTATCAGGTTACCGAGGGCGACGGCGGCGAGAGCCTGCAGAACAACCTGAGCGCCACCCTCAACGGGCCGTTCGAGCTGCTCGGTCGCACCCATGACCTGATGCTTGGTGTCGAGCGCATTCGCAACGATTCCTACGCCTCGGCCACCAACTTCGTCTCCTCAGGGGTCTTCGACATCCGCGAGTGGGACCCAAAGACCAGCCTGGCCGAACCGGACATCAACATCACCGCACATCCGGTACGCACACGCACCACCCAGGAAGCGGCCTACGCCACTTGGCGCATTTCCCTGGCCGACCCGCTCACGGCAATCATCGGGGCGCGAGCCAACTGGTATGACTACGAGCAGGAAAACAACGTCAAGTCGAACGGCAAGTTCAGCGTCGACAACAAGATCGTGCCGTATGCAGCGCTGATCTACGACCTCAATGACAACTTCAGTAGCTACGCCAGCTACACCGAAATCTTCAACCCGCAGACCGCCACCGACGTCAGCGGCTCGGTGCTGGAGCCAACCACAGGCGAAGCTTACGAGACCGGAATCAAAGGCGAGTTCTACGAGGGGCGGCTGAACACCTCGCTGGCGTTCTTCCGCATCTACCAGGTCGGCAACGCCCTGGATGACCTGAGCGGCCCCAACCCCTGCCCGCCCAACTACACCTCGGGTTATTGCAAGGTGGCTGCAGGCAAGAACCGCAGCCAAGGCTTCGAGCTGGAGATTTCCGGCGAAGTATTGCCAGGCTGGAACGTGACCGGTGGCTACACCTACAACACCACCAAGCAACTCAAGGACACCATCAGCAACACCGGCAACGCCATCCGCACCACAGACCCCAAGCGCATGCTGCGCCTGTTCACCAGCTATCGCCTGCCGGGCGAGCTGCAAGCGTGGACCGTTGGCGGCGGCGTGCAGGCGCAGAGCGACATCTACAACCGCAGCGGCAGCGCCGAGGCCTCGCAGGCCGGGTATGCGGTGTATAACGCGATGGTCAACTACCGGTTCAACGAGCATTACTCGTTGCAGCTCAATGCCAACAATATCTTCGACAAGAAGTACTACCGCCAGGTGGCGCCGACGCCGACCGGGTATTACTGGGGTGACCCGCGCAATGTGTCAGTGACCTTGCGCGGCAGCTTCTGACTCAGGCTGCCAGCACCGCCCCCACTACAATCAAGGACTCAGGTGCAACTGTGGGAGCGGGCTTGCCGGCGATAGGGCCAGCACTGGCAACAACAACCCTCAGTCCGCCACTGCCCGCAGCTTACCGGCCCGCCGGTACGACTGCCGGGCAAAGCACACGAACAGCCCCGCCATGATCGCCAGTGCCATCGGTAGCCCATGCGGCGCCACATCCATCGCCGCGCCGCTGACCAGCGGCCCGACCAGGCTGCCGACGCCCCACAAAAGGCCAACGCTGGCATTGGCGGTGACCAGGTCCTGGCCCTTGAAACGCTGCCCGATCAGCACCAACGCCAAGGTGTAGATACCCCCTGCCACGGCGCCAAGCACCACCAGCAGCGGCCATAGCAGCCAGGTCATCTGCAGCAGCCAAGGCAAGGCGATACCGATCGCCATCGCCACCAGTCCGCACACCAGGTGCAGGCCGGTGCGCTCGACCCGGTCGGCCAGCCAGCCCAGCGGCAACTGGAAAACCATGTCACCGGCGAACACCACCGTCACCATCAGCGCCGCCACGCCTACGGCAAAACCATGGCTGGTGGCATACACCGGCAGCAACGACAGCACGACCGCATCGAAGAAGGAGAAGAACAGCACAGCCACGCACAATGCCGGGGCTACGCGAAAGAAGCCCGCCAGGCCGAAGCTTTTCTCGCCCTCTTCACCATGCTCCACATGATCGTTGGGCACGGTCAGCACAATGCACAGCAGCGCCAGGCCATAGCAGAAGGTCACCACACCGGTGATCCAGGGGCTGTTGGCGCCAATCACTGCGAGCATCGCCGGGCCGAGCACCTGGAAGCCGGTGAAGCTGGTGGCGTAAAGCGCCATGATCTTGCCGCGGTTGTGATCCGGGCACAGTTCGTTGACCCATGACTCGCCCAGGATGATCGCGATGCCCATGCCGACACCCAGGCCCAGGCGTAGCAGGGCCAGCATCCAGACCGAATCGAATGCCGACTCCAGCAAGGCGATGCTCACGGTGCACAGGCTGAAGCACAGCAGGTAGATGGTGCGCCGGGTCAGGTACCGGCAACAGGCGTCTACCATGAACGCCGAAAGCATCATCCCCGCAGCGGGGATGGCCGAGATGATGCCGATCTGCAAGGTGCCGGCACCGGCCTCATGCAAACGCAACGACACCAGCGGCAGGCTGGCCCCCAGACTGAAGCCAACCACAGACACGGCGAACAGAAGGCCCACCAGCAAACGCATGTTCATGTATCACTCCCAGCAAACTGAAAAGACGCGCAAATACAGGCGCCCAGGCGCACGCCGGGACGGCGGACGACGCAGGGGCGCAGGTCAGTTCAGGGCGAGGTGTGGCGAGAAGGTAAAGGCAAACAGCACACTGCGGCGACGCTTGAGCACCGTATCGCTCGGCCACGCGCGACGCATGGCCTGGAGGGCAGGCTGGCGGGCGTGTGGGAGGGACTGGGTACGGCGCATTGCTTTGGCTACTACGCAGGTTGGGGAAAAGAGGCGGCACTCTAGGCCAAGCCAGGTTGAGCCGTCAATTGCCGGCGCCCACAGCGAACATCAGCACTGCCCCGATAGTGGGAGCAACTGTCTTGCCAATTTCCAAGAGTTAACACAATTACCTGTGGGAGCCGGCTTGCCGGCGATTGGGCTGCAAAGCAGCCCCTACGCTGTCAGCGCTTACCTGTATTGGGCAGAAACACGGCCAACAGACCGAACAACGGCAGGAACGAACACACGCCATACACGTACTCGATACCGCGTAAATCCGCAACGTACCCCAGCAGCGCCGCGCCAATCCCGCCAAAGCCGAACATCAGCCCGAAGAAGACCCCGGCAATCATGCCCACACTGCCCGGTACCAGCTCCTGGGCGTACACCACGATCGCCGAGAACGCCGACGCCAGGATAAAGCCGATGACCACGCTCAGCACGGTGGTCCAGAACAGATCGGCGTACGGCAGCGCCAGGGTGAACGGCGCCACACCGAGGATCGAGAACCAGATGACCGCCTTGCGCCCGATACGGTCACCGATCGGCCCACCAAAGAAGGTGCCAGCCGCGACCGCGCCAAGGAACAGGAACAGGTGCAACTGCGAACTGGCCACCGACAGGTCGAACTTCTCGATCAGATAGAAGGTGAAGTAGCTGGTGAAACTGGCCATGTAGAAGTACTTGGAGAACACCAGCAGGCCCAGCACGATCAACGCCGCGATCACACGCTTGCGCGAGATGCCATGGATGGCCTGCACCACCTTGCGCGCCTTGGCCTGGTTGAGATGCTCGGTGTACCAGCGGCGCAGCATCAGGGTCACGGCAAAGAACAACAGCCCGGCCACCCCGAACCAGGCCACATGGGTCTGGCCGAACGGGATGACGATTGCGGCCGCCAGCAGCGGGCCGAAGGCCGAGCCTGCGTTGCCACCGACCTGAAAGGTCGACTGCGCCAGGCCGAAACGCCCACCTGAGGCCAGCCGCGCAATCCGCGAGGTCTCCGGGTGGAAGGTCGACGAGCCGATACCCACCAGCGCAGAAGCCAGCAAGATCATCGGGAAGCTGCCGACGAAGGCCAGCATGATGATACCTACCAACGTGCACAGGGTGCCGAGCGGCAACAGGTTCGGTGTTGGCCGGCGGTCGGTGAAAAAGCCGACCCAGGGCTGCAGCAACGATGCCGTTATCTGGAAGGTCAGTGTGATCAGGCCGATCTGGGTGAAGCTCAGGTCGTAATTGGCCTTGAGCATCGGGTAGATCGCCGGCAGCACCGACTGGATGAGGTCATTGATCAGGTGCGCCAGCGCGCAGAAGGCGATGATGCGCATCACCAGTGGGTTGGCTTGGCTTGCCGAACCGGTGCTGGCGGTGGAGGTGCTGCTGATGGCCATGAGCTTGATTTCCGTCCGCAGGTTTGGGATCCGATTATCAGGAAACAAATGGATACATAGCTACCTTTTTATCCTCTACAACCGCGCACTTGCAAATGGTTCTCAATATAATTAGCATCCTCGCACCTGATTCCCGCAATCGTTGGGCGAAAAATGCCCTTTAGCGAGCACATTCCAGCATGAGCCCGATGCCCGCCACGCAGATCCAGGCCGACGCCCAACAGGAAGCACTGGCGTGGTTCGCCCGCCTACGCCAACCTGACTGCGATGACCATGAACGCCAGGCATTCGCCCGCTGGTGCCAGGCCCCGCTCAATGCCCATGCCTACGCCGAGCTCGAAGCCTGCTGGCAGCAATTGCAAGCGCCACCGGCAGGGCCTCGACCGCGCCAGGTCACCGTGCGACGCAGCTACCTCGGCAAAGGGCTGGCATTGCTGTTCCTACTGGCGCTGGCCGTGCTGACGTACCTGTACTGGCCACTGATGCAGCGCCTGGGCAGCGAACTGCACACTGGCGCTGGGGAGCGGCGCAGCGTGCGCCTGGCCGACGGCTCAACCCTGCACCTGGACAGCGCGAGTGCACTGAATGCCGACCTGCGCGGGCGCACCCGTCTGCTGCAGGTTGTGCAGGGCCAGGTCGAGCTGCACGTGATGCTCGACGGCCGCGCCCTTGAACTGCAGGTGGACGATGCGCGTATCCAGGTGTTCGGCACTCGCCTGATGGTGGCGCGCCATGCCGGGCATGACGAACTGGTGGTGCTCAATGGCAAGGCCATGATCACCCAAGGTAACGACCAGCGCATGGTGTCGGCGAGTGAGCGGGTGACCTTCACCGATGCCCGGATCAACCCCGTGCAGAAGGTCGATGTCAAAAATGCGAACGCCTGGCGCAGCGGCCACCTGCGCGCCCTCGACGTGCCATTGGGTCAAGTCATCGAGCGCCTGGCCAGCTACCAGGGCCGCCGCGTATGGATGATGGACGAACAGGCAGCCAACCGGCGTGTAAGCGGCGACTTCAACCTCGACCGCTCCGGCGCAACCCTCGACGCACTGGCTGCCGAGCAGCGCTTGCAGGTGTACGGTATTCTCGGGCAATGGTTGATCGTGCGCTGAAAACAGCGTTGGTCGGCTAAGTTTTTGAAAGCGTGCAAATTTTTTTTGAAATGAGTGTTGACACAGGGGCATCACAAGGGAATAATGCGCGCCATCGGCTACATAGCTCAGTTGGTTAGAGCATAGCATTCATAATGCTGGGGTCCGGGGTTCAAGTCCCTGTGTAGCCACCAAACTTGAAAAGGGCTTACCGCAAGGTAAGCCCTTTTCTTTTGCCCGCAGAAAAGTTCAGCCCCTCTCTTTCGCTTTCAGCGCACCCCCGATACAGCCACTGCCAGGCCGAGCCCTATCAGCGCTACACCAATCAGCCGGTCGACCAGCCGCTGGCGCTCGATCATCACCTTGCGCAACCCGGTACTGGAAAAAAATACCGCCACCACACTGAACCACGCCCAGTGGGCAAACGACATGAACGCACCATAGGCGAAATCCAGCGCCAGCGGGCTACCTGGCTGTACGACCTGGGTGTAGGCACTGATCACGAACAGCATGGTTTTGGGGTTGAGGGCGTTGGTCAGGAAGCCCGTGCGCAAGGCAGCCAGCAGCCCCACTGCCGGTTCCTGGTCATCAAGACTGATGCGGGTGGTGCTGGTCAGCGACTGATAACCCAGATAGATCAGGTACCCCGCGCCCAGCACTTTCATGGCCAGGAACAGCGCAGGGCTCTGACTGATGACCACGGCGATACCCAACACCGTGTACAGCACATGCACCTGAACGCCGAGGGCTATACCCACAGCCGCCGCCAGGCCGGCCTTGCGGCCCTGTGCATAACTGCTGCGGGTGACCATGGCGAAATCCGCGCCGGGGCTGACGACGGCCAGAAGGGTGAAAAGGGCTACAGCGAAAAGCTCAGTCACGAAGGAAGTCCTCGATAGGCGATGAAAATGCACAGGTGTCGCCATTATCGAA from Pseudomonas putida includes the following:
- a CDS encoding sigma-70 family RNA polymerase sigma factor — its product is MQLNDTLKPAEVALLYQSHHAWLRGWLRSRVGCQEHAADLAQDTFVRLLRARQVSPIKEPRAYLSSIARGLMIDQFRRRALERAYQESLAHVPAGEVPSEEHRLVILDALERLDRALHQLRPRARQAFLLAQLDGLSIAQIALRLGVSRATVERDLAKALGVCYRLRYAEL
- a CDS encoding MFS transporter; its protein translation is MNMRLLVGLLFAVSVVGFSLGASLPLVSLRLHEAGAGTLQIGIISAIPAAGMMLSAFMVDACCRYLTRRTIYLLCFSLCTVSIALLESAFDSVWMLALLRLGLGVGMGIAIILGESWVNELCPDHNRGKIMALYATSFTGFQVLGPAMLAVIGANSPWITGVVTFCYGLALLCIVLTVPNDHVEHGEEGEKSFGLAGFFRVAPALCVAVLFFSFFDAVVLSLLPVYATSHGFAVGVAALMVTVVFAGDMVFQLPLGWLADRVERTGLHLVCGLVAMAIGIALPWLLQMTWLLWPLLVVLGAVAGGIYTLALVLIGQRFKGQDLVTANASVGLLWGVGSLVGPLVSGAAMDVAPHGLPMALAIMAGLFVCFARQSYRRAGKLRAVAD
- a CDS encoding DNA-3-methyladenine glycosylase family protein, coding for MILADLSPEAYREATDYLAALDPDWARHITATGPCLHQATPGREPYEALVRAIAYQQLHARAAEAILGRLLALFPDDGFPAPRQLLEVAPETMRTCGFSASKLATIHGIAQAALDGAVPCREEALGMSDEALIERLVALRGVGRWTVEMLLIYSLERSDVLPVDDFAVREGYRRLKGLGKAPTPAQMRSLGAGWRPHRTVAAWYLWRA
- a CDS encoding MFS transporter codes for the protein MAISSTSTASTGSASQANPLVMRIIAFCALAHLINDLIQSVLPAIYPMLKANYDLSFTQIGLITLTFQITASLLQPWVGFFTDRRPTPNLLPLGTLCTLVGIIMLAFVGSFPMILLASALVGIGSSTFHPETSRIARLASGGRFGLAQSTFQVGGNAGSAFGPLLAAAIVIPFGQTHVAWFGVAGLLFFAVTLMLRRWYTEHLNQAKARKVVQAIHGISRKRVIAALIVLGLLVFSKYFYMASFTSYFTFYLIEKFDLSVASSQLHLFLFLGAVAAGTFFGGPIGDRIGRKAVIWFSILGVAPFTLALPYADLFWTTVLSVVIGFILASAFSAIVVYAQELVPGSVGMIAGVFFGLMFGFGGIGAALLGYVADLRGIEYVYGVCSFLPLFGLLAVFLPNTGKR
- a CDS encoding FecR family protein, coding for MSPMPATQIQADAQQEALAWFARLRQPDCDDHERQAFARWCQAPLNAHAYAELEACWQQLQAPPAGPRPRQVTVRRSYLGKGLALLFLLALAVLTYLYWPLMQRLGSELHTGAGERRSVRLADGSTLHLDSASALNADLRGRTRLLQVVQGQVELHVMLDGRALELQVDDARIQVFGTRLMVARHAGHDELVVLNGKAMITQGNDQRMVSASERVTFTDARINPVQKVDVKNANAWRSGHLRALDVPLGQVIERLASYQGRRVWMMDEQAANRRVSGDFNLDRSGATLDALAAEQRLQVYGILGQWLIVR
- a CDS encoding LysE family translocator, producing MTELFAVALFTLLAVVSPGADFAMVTRSSYAQGRKAGLAAAVGIALGVQVHVLYTVLGIAVVISQSPALFLAMKVLGAGYLIYLGYQSLTSTTRISLDDQEPAVGLLAALRTGFLTNALNPKTMLFVISAYTQVVQPGSPLALDFAYGAFMSFAHWAWFSVVAVFFSSTGLRKVMIERQRLVDRLIGVALIGLGLAVAVSGVR
- a CDS encoding TonB-dependent siderophore receptor produces the protein MIHPCSPRNDRLRHAVRAAVFGLGLGSALALPAQVAAAPASQHRQIDWSIPAGPLAPALDQLARQGGLSLSFDANSLQGKTTQGVQGRHEPAQALTLVLMGSDVQAQQEGDNSFLLIPALDAGGALQLGTTSISSDRLGETTEHSGSYTTGAVTIGKTAQSIRNTPQSVTVVTRQRIDDQNITNLTNLLEQTPGVVVNLTDSERVQYYSRGYAIDAIQYDGATVVQGSGGGSFIQSDSAIIDRAEILRGATGMIRGAGNPSGTVNLVRKRPTHEFQGEGSVTLGSWDTQRYVADISGPLTETGNVRGRVIAVHDDKDHFQDSRQERKEVFYGVLAFDLNDSTTLTTGLEWTKLDATGAWGNLPADYDGSPLPFGRSTYLGADWNRWDRSNLQTFAELEHRFDNDWSLKLMAQRTHFELDDHGFKQTYFTRASGAANPSNNPYLMNYQVTEGDGGESLQNNLSATLNGPFELLGRTHDLMLGVERIRNDSYASATNFVSSGVFDIREWDPKTSLAEPDINITAHPVRTRTTQEAAYATWRISLADPLTAIIGARANWYDYEQENNVKSNGKFSVDNKIVPYAALIYDLNDNFSSYASYTEIFNPQTATDVSGSVLEPTTGEAYETGIKGEFYEGRLNTSLAFFRIYQVGNALDDLSGPNPCPPNYTSGYCKVAAGKNRSQGFELEISGEVLPGWNVTGGYTYNTTKQLKDTISNTGNAIRTTDPKRMLRLFTSYRLPGELQAWTVGGGVQAQSDIYNRSGSAEASQAGYAVYNAMVNYRFNEHYSLQLNANNIFDKKYYRQVAPTPTGYYWGDPRNVSVTLRGSF
- the ada gene encoding bifunctional DNA-binding transcriptional regulator/O6-methylguanine-DNA methyltransferase Ada, which produces MTPYTTDDQRWQAVYTRDAAAAGHFVYAVGTTGIYCQPGCKSRMAKRENVEFFTDAAAAQAAGYRPCRRCQAKPSSIRRCELVARACRLLETPDNPPSLGQLGTQLGVSPYHLHRLFKAETGLTPKAYAAAFRARRLRERLGEGKTSVTDAIFDAGYNSNSRFYESADQRLGMRPRQYRAGGAGTAIHFAVGQCSLGAILVAQSEKGICAILLGDAPEALLEQLQDQFPKARLIGGNAEYERLVAQVVGFVEAPALGLDLPLDVQGTAFQERVWQALCEVPVGGRVSYTEIAERIGAPKAVRAVAMACAANRIAVAIPCHRVVRLDGDISGYRWGVERKRQLLDRETALS
- a CDS encoding FecR domain-containing protein, with protein sequence MPSSDQVPAQAQVDQAIEWLVKLRFDNPNPATEQQFQQWLAHHPHNAQAWQRVSTLSDELAGLPSDLSRRTLDGRQRQRINRRDHLKLLAVLAIGGSAGWAAREPLGLPALMADNSTGTGERRRLQGSDGSQIQLNTASAIDLHYSAELRELTLLRGEVSLASNPGDNRPFRITTRVGALATRDGQLLLRENDQGLLLAVRRGKVTLFPTSPSPRVVQAGEVLQVSPHGAHALASLHADPWGWTDGVLSVQQMPLGEFCAELARYRPGLLRCAGDVAALKVSGTYQLNDTEQILQLLTRSLPVRVDYRTRYWVSVGAA